The sequence ATAAAATTTAAGAGGGACTGCTTGTCAGTCCTCTTTTAGTAACCAGAAAGCGACGAGGCGGAGGTTTTTATGACCAAACAGAAATCCGTATTTTGGGACTGGATCGAAACCATAGCCATCGCAGTGATCCTGGCCCTGGTCATCCGGACTTTTCTTTTCCAGCCTTTTTATATCCCTTCCGGTTCCATGGAGCCGACGTTACAGGTAGGAGATAAAATTATCGTCAATAAACTGACCAGCCGGTTCAAAGATCCGGAAAGAGGACAGATTGTGGTGTTTAAGTTCCCCTATGATCCGTCCCAAGACTTTGTCAAACGCATCATAGGATTGCCCGGTGAAACAGTGGAGATCCGGGACAGCCGGGTGTTCATTAACGGGCAGGCCCTGGCGGAAGACTATCTCCCTGAGGGACTGGTTTACCCGGATTTCCCGCCGGTTACCGTTCCTGCCAATAGCTATTTTGTGCTGGGGGATAACAGGAATAACAGCCAGGACAGCCGTGTCTGGGGGCCCTTACCCAGGGATTTACTGATCGGGAATGTCCTGGCGATTTACTGGCCTTTGGAACGCATTGGTACCGTTAAGTAGGTGAAAAGATGGATATTCAATGGTATCCGGGTCACATGGCCAAAGCCAAAAGGCTGTTGTCGGAGCAGATTAAACTGGTGGATGTAGTGCTGGAAGTGCGCGATGCTCGCATACCCATCAGTTCCGGCAATCCCGATTTGAGACAGCTGCTGGGAAACAAGAAAGCCATGATTGTCTTGAATAAGGCTGATTTGGCCGAGGAGGATGCCACCCGAGCATGGCTTTCCTTTTTCACCGCCCGGGGGGAAAAGGCGGTGGCCCTGGCGGCCCGGCCGGAAGAAGTGAGAGTACTGCCCGTTATGATCAGGGAACTGGCCGAGGAACTGCTCTTGAAGTGGAAAGAAAAAGGCCTGCGTTCCCGGCCCGTCCGGGTGATGGTTGTAGGTGTTCCCAACGTGGGCAAGTCTTCATTGATTAACAGCATTATCAGGCGCAGCAGTACCAGGACCGGTGACCGGCCGGGAGTTACCCGGGGCACCCAGTGGGTGCGGATCCGGCGGGATTTGGAGCTGTTGGATACCCCCGGCCTTTTGTGGCCGAAATTCGATTCCCCTGAAACAGGCCTGTTGCTGGCCATCACCGGTGCCGTCAAGGAAGAGGTCTTTGAGGCGGTGCAGGTGGCGCAGGGCTTCATCAGCTTGGTGCGGCAGAGGCGTCCCGGCTTGTTAGCCGGAGTCTACGGCCTGGCGGAAGACGCCGGGCACACGGATTGGGATATTTTATATGCTTTGGGTAACCGCTGGGGTTTATTGAAGTCAGGGGGTGCCGTGGACGAGGAGAAAACGGCCCGGCGCCTTCTACAGGAGTTTCGCAAGGGAAAGCTCGGCAGGATGACTTTGGAAATGCCGGAACAGTAAAAAGGGGATAGCGGTAAGGCCACCTATCTATCCCCTTTAGTTTCCATAGTTTATTAATTTATTGATAAATGGAAATGGCTTGGCCGGTGTAGTGAACCGTGAACCCTAAGGCCTCGGCCACAAACCGCACAGGTACCATGTTGCTGCCGTCGATGGATTGTGCTTTGACGGGAGCCTTCGCATCACTGCCGTTCACTTTGGCTTCCTGCTTATCCAAGTAGACGGTTACTGATTTCTCTCCGGCGGTAAATGTAATAGCTTTGGCTTCACCATCCCAAGCTACTTCGGCGCCGAGGATGTTGCCCAGTTCACGGGCGCTGAGCAGGCTGTGATTATTGATTATGACCACTTCAATATTACTGTTGTTGACAGCCAGGCTAACCTTTTTATAGGCGGGAGCTTTGGCTGCAGGTGCGGCTGCTTTAGGAGCGGATGACGTTTGCTGTTGAGGAGCTGCTTGTTGTTTCGGAGCTTCCTGTTTGGGAGCTTCTTGTTTAGGGGCTTCCTTCTTGGGAGCCGGAGCAGGCCCACCTTCATAATGGCAGCTGGCGCATTCCGGTTTGCTGTAGTCAGACCCCATGCTGGGCATAGCTGTGACCGTTTGGGCAGCAGCCAAAACAAATAGTAATCCGATCAGTACAGTCAGAGCAACAATACGAAGTTGGCGATTCATGTGCATAACCTCCTTAATATTGTTCTTTTCCTGGTTTGTCGTCGGTTCCCGGTGCCGTTGTCACCCCCCGTTTTCAGGATTTGCGGCGGTATGCTCTTGCCGGAGTATTCTTTCCTTAATATTAAACGTCAAGGATAAATTTCCTGCTGGAGATTCAGAAATAAACACATATCAGG comes from Clostridia bacterium and encodes:
- the ylqF gene encoding ribosome biogenesis GTPase YlqF is translated as MDIQWYPGHMAKAKRLLSEQIKLVDVVLEVRDARIPISSGNPDLRQLLGNKKAMIVLNKADLAEEDATRAWLSFFTARGEKAVALAARPEEVRVLPVMIRELAEELLLKWKEKGLRSRPVRVMVVGVPNVGKSSLINSIIRRSSTRTGDRPGVTRGTQWVRIRRDLELLDTPGLLWPKFDSPETGLLLAITGAVKEEVFEAVQVAQGFISLVRQRRPGLLAGVYGLAEDAGHTDWDILYALGNRWGLLKSGGAVDEEKTARRLLQEFRKGKLGRMTLEMPEQ
- a CDS encoding copper amine oxidase N-terminal domain-containing protein, translating into MNRQLRIVALTVLIGLLFVLAAAQTVTAMPSMGSDYSKPECASCHYEGGPAPAPKKEAPKQEAPKQEAPKQQAAPQQQTSSAPKAAAPAAKAPAYKKVSLAVNNSNIEVVIINNHSLLSARELGNILGAEVAWDGEAKAITFTAGEKSVTVYLDKQEAKVNGSDAKAPVKAQSIDGSNMVPVRFVAEALGFTVHYTGQAISIYQ
- the lepB gene encoding signal peptidase I, with amino-acid sequence MTKQKSVFWDWIETIAIAVILALVIRTFLFQPFYIPSGSMEPTLQVGDKIIVNKLTSRFKDPERGQIVVFKFPYDPSQDFVKRIIGLPGETVEIRDSRVFINGQALAEDYLPEGLVYPDFPPVTVPANSYFVLGDNRNNSQDSRVWGPLPRDLLIGNVLAIYWPLERIGTVK